One Pseudomonas entomophila genomic window carries:
- a CDS encoding 23S rRNA (adenine(2030)-N(6))-methyltransferase RlmJ yields MNYRHAFHAGNHADVLKHIVLTRLIALMSRKEQPFAYIDTHAGLGLYDLQGDQATRTGEYLEGVARLWGRDDLPEVTADYLRIIKRLNQDGELRYYPGSPELARRLMRQQDRALLNEKHPEDGALLKENMKKDPRVTVHLGEGWHIPRALLPVQEKRAIMLIDPPFEQADELKRCTVAMKEAIGRMRQTVAAIWYPIKDQRSLTRFYQDLTSTGAPKLLRVELYVHHQDSPQGLNGSGLAIANPPWGLEDELKALLPWLAKELAQTAGSFRMDWLIAE; encoded by the coding sequence ATGAATTATCGTCACGCCTTCCACGCCGGCAACCACGCCGACGTCCTCAAGCACATCGTGCTCACCCGCCTCATCGCCCTGATGTCGCGCAAGGAGCAGCCGTTCGCCTACATCGACACCCACGCCGGCCTGGGCCTCTATGACCTGCAAGGCGACCAGGCGACCCGCACCGGCGAATACCTCGAAGGTGTCGCCCGCCTGTGGGGGCGCGACGACCTGCCGGAAGTGACCGCCGACTACCTGCGCATCATCAAGCGCCTGAATCAGGACGGCGAGCTGCGCTACTACCCGGGTTCGCCCGAGCTGGCCCGCCGGCTGATGCGTCAGCAGGACCGCGCCCTGCTCAACGAGAAGCACCCTGAAGACGGGGCGCTGCTCAAGGAAAACATGAAGAAGGACCCGCGGGTCACCGTTCACCTTGGCGAGGGCTGGCATATCCCGCGGGCGCTGCTGCCGGTGCAGGAAAAGCGCGCGATCATGCTGATCGACCCGCCGTTCGAGCAGGCCGACGAGCTCAAGCGTTGCACCGTGGCCATGAAAGAGGCGATCGGTCGCATGCGCCAGACCGTCGCGGCGATCTGGTACCCGATCAAGGACCAGCGCTCGCTGACCCGCTTCTACCAGGACCTGACCAGCACGGGCGCGCCCAAGCTGCTGCGGGTCGAGCTGTATGTTCATCACCAGGACAGCCCGCAGGGCCTGAACGGTTCGGGCCTGGCCATCGCCAACCCGCCGTGGGGCCTGGAAGACGAGCTCAAGGCGCTGCTGCCCTGGCTGGCCAAGGAACTGGCGCAGACTGCGGGCAGCTTCCGCATGGACTGGTTGATCGCCGAATAA
- a CDS encoding PIG-L deacetylase family protein, producing the protein MSRKQQLLKRHRRNKRLGLLVGLLMLVALGVFVAWWLPLLLLPLLWAVHEAWFADHLFYSPGEDYAYRFAEDTREVAASLQGDLLQTDVVLQGDETLILEVGVRSSWLGRFLDPRVELLAGAASDVQTFERGVKGARFLNLTGLAESLMAGTLRLRGRHCRLQGAPRLWITPAVELRKRRVMVIAPHADDAELAAYGLYSQADETWVVTLTAGEIEAEHYQAMGLAKAEAARLKGRLRAWDSIAVPRWAGVPESRCVQLGYFCLQLPAMQAAPDQPIGSREADMADIRPFRCFNPLALPADADGAPTWHNLLADLRALLEMARPEVLVMPHPVLDPHPDHICAQAAVLEALQGLAWQPETLLCYANHLHDNDRWPMGDSGDGVALPPQLEAVEAWAPCSLVLDIDTQRDKAMALGMMHDLQPAPPFKRRLRRALQRWLAGRRPSPYGENEFFRKAVRRHELFWRRDL; encoded by the coding sequence GTGAGCCGCAAGCAGCAGTTGCTCAAGCGCCACCGGCGTAACAAGCGCCTGGGGTTGCTGGTGGGCCTGCTGATGCTGGTCGCCCTGGGTGTGTTCGTTGCGTGGTGGTTGCCGCTGTTGCTGCTGCCGCTGTTGTGGGCAGTGCACGAAGCGTGGTTCGCCGATCACCTGTTCTACTCGCCGGGCGAAGACTACGCCTACCGTTTCGCTGAGGACACTCGCGAAGTCGCAGCAAGCCTGCAGGGCGATCTGCTGCAAACCGATGTTGTGCTGCAGGGTGACGAGACACTGATCCTTGAAGTCGGTGTCCGCAGCAGTTGGCTCGGACGCTTCCTCGACCCTCGCGTCGAGCTGCTGGCGGGGGCCGCCAGCGACGTGCAAACGTTCGAGCGTGGCGTCAAAGGGGCGCGCTTCCTCAACCTGACGGGGTTGGCCGAATCGCTTATGGCCGGTACGTTGCGCCTGCGTGGTCGGCATTGCCGATTGCAGGGCGCGCCGCGCCTGTGGATAACCCCTGCGGTCGAACTGCGCAAACGCCGGGTGATGGTCATCGCTCCCCATGCCGACGACGCCGAGCTGGCGGCTTACGGCCTCTACAGCCAGGCCGACGAAACCTGGGTGGTCACCCTGACCGCCGGTGAGATCGAAGCCGAGCATTATCAGGCCATGGGGCTGGCCAAGGCTGAGGCAGCCAGGCTGAAGGGCCGCCTGCGTGCCTGGGACAGTATCGCCGTACCACGCTGGGCTGGTGTGCCGGAGTCGCGTTGTGTGCAGTTGGGTTATTTCTGTCTGCAACTGCCGGCGATGCAGGCCGCGCCGGATCAGCCGATAGGCTCGCGTGAAGCCGACATGGCCGATATTCGCCCGTTCCGCTGTTTCAATCCGCTTGCGCTGCCGGCCGATGCCGACGGCGCGCCGACCTGGCACAACCTGCTGGCCGACCTGCGTGCCCTGCTCGAGATGGCCCGGCCCGAGGTGCTGGTGATGCCGCATCCGGTGCTGGATCCGCACCCGGATCACATCTGTGCCCAGGCCGCCGTGCTCGAAGCGCTGCAAGGTCTGGCGTGGCAGCCTGAAACCTTGCTGTGCTACGCCAACCACCTGCATGACAACGACCGCTGGCCAATGGGCGACAGCGGTGATGGCGTGGCCTTGCCGCCGCAACTGGAAGCCGTTGAAGCCTGGGCGCCCTGCAGCCTGGTGCTGGACATCGACACCCAGCGCGACAAGGCCATGGCCCTGGGCATGATGCACGACCTGCAACCCGCGCCCCCTTTCAAGCGTCGCCTGCGCCGAGCGTTGCAACGCTGGCTGGCAGGGCGCCGCCCATCGCCGTATGGGGAGAACGAGTTCTTCCGCAAGGCGGTGCGCCGACATGAACTGTTCTGGCGTCGCGACCTGTGA
- a CDS encoding glycosyltransferase: MTSRSEPRILQFCHGYDGPFLDCARQYASLFQGSGYKVTTVFLTGAADAQVAAGCASDEVLFLEFSSKAVRGLKLGAIRALRKIAAQRNFSFCIAHRFKPIYVALLGTGLPVIGVHHAFGDYQRKGRRLFANLFRRRLSLLGVSDAVRDDMRRCLAQWPDERIQTLYNRVDVAALQATLVPRDEARRALGLDEQAWVVGNVGRLHPDKDQATLLRGFAEALPGLPAGARLAILGKGRLEAKLKAQAVELGVADQVDFLGQVPDARRYFQAFDVFALSSDHEPFGMVLLEAMVAGVPVLATACGGAREVVEGVGVLFPLGDAAQLAQALKHMAGLDAQQRALCAQHMLQRLHERFSDQAVRDAFWQLPHVRALVAEA; encoded by the coding sequence ATGACCAGCCGCTCTGAACCCCGGATCCTGCAGTTCTGCCATGGCTATGACGGGCCGTTCCTCGATTGCGCCCGTCAATATGCCAGCCTGTTCCAGGGCAGCGGCTACAAGGTCACCACCGTCTTTCTCACCGGGGCAGCCGACGCGCAGGTCGCGGCCGGCTGCGCCTCGGACGAGGTGCTGTTTCTCGAGTTCAGCTCCAAGGCCGTGCGCGGCCTGAAGCTGGGCGCGATCCGTGCGCTGCGCAAGATCGCCGCGCAGCGCAATTTCAGTTTCTGCATCGCCCACCGCTTCAAGCCGATCTACGTGGCACTGCTGGGCACCGGCTTGCCGGTGATCGGCGTGCATCACGCCTTCGGCGACTACCAGCGCAAGGGGCGGCGCCTGTTCGCCAACCTGTTCCGCAGGCGCCTGAGCCTGCTGGGTGTGTCGGATGCAGTGCGCGACGACATGCGCCGTTGCCTGGCGCAGTGGCCGGACGAGCGTATCCAGACCCTGTACAACCGTGTCGATGTCGCGGCGTTGCAGGCCACCCTGGTGCCGCGCGACGAGGCGCGGCGGGCCCTGGGGCTGGATGAGCAGGCCTGGGTCGTGGGTAACGTCGGGCGCCTGCACCCGGACAAGGATCAGGCCACCTTGCTGCGCGGCTTTGCCGAAGCGCTGCCGGGGCTGCCTGCCGGTGCGCGCCTGGCGATTCTCGGCAAAGGGCGCCTGGAGGCGAAGCTCAAGGCGCAGGCCGTCGAGCTGGGGGTCGCCGACCAGGTCGATTTTCTCGGCCAAGTGCCGGATGCCCGCCGCTATTTCCAGGCGTTCGATGTATTTGCCCTTAGCTCGGACCACGAGCCGTTCGGGATGGTCCTGCTCGAGGCGATGGTCGCTGGCGTGCCGGTGCTGGCCACCGCTTGCGGCGGCGCCCGCGAAGTCGTCGAAGGCGTGGGCGTGTTGTTCCCGTTGGGCGACGCCGCGCAGCTGGCCCAGGCCCTGAAACATATGGCCGGGCTTGATGCGCAGCAGCGCGCGCTGTGCGCGCAGCATATGCTGCAACGCCTTCACGAGCGGTTCAGCGACCAGGCGGTACGCGATGCTTTCTGGCAGCTGCCGCATGTGCGCGCGCTGGTGGCGGAGGCCTGA
- a CDS encoding carbamoyltransferase family protein: MALTILGLSGALSHDPSAALYIDGKLIAAAEEERFVRDKHAKNRMPYESAKFCLEQAGIKPSDVDVVAIPFAPISLFGKARWHYAKRYWYAPDRALDALLMGNRRYKRYRKKIVWCLEQLGFDPKKIKIEPVEHHLAHASSAYHCSGFKEKTAILGIDGKGEYATTFFGYGENGKIHKIKEFFDPDSLGGLYGAITEFLGFEMLDGEFKVMGMAPYGDASKYDFSRLASFENGELVINTEYANVIGLRRYKEKGKGFYFSPKLIEWLGPKREGDIADEPYIHYAASMQALFEKLALQMIDHYLGDTLKETGKLAFAGGCALNVKLNQKIIARDDVKELFVQPASGDAGTAVGAAAYVSHARGVPVEKMEHVYLGPAYSNEDVIAACARHPSQPKWRKLENMPEQIAKIMVDGNPVAWFQGRMEFGPRALGGRSIIGCPSVEGVADRINHQIKFRERWRPFCPSMLDTVAPQMIKIDHPAPFMTFTFEVAEEWKTRVPEVVHEDGTSRAQVLKREYNPRYYDMMKALEELTGNGVSLNTSLNRRGEPMICSPTDALNMFFGSDLQYLIMEDILVVKDGAAPYDQPL; encoded by the coding sequence TTGGCACTGACGATTCTTGGCCTGTCCGGCGCCCTTAGCCATGACCCTTCCGCGGCCCTGTACATCGACGGCAAGCTGATTGCCGCCGCCGAAGAAGAGCGCTTCGTGCGTGACAAGCATGCGAAGAACCGCATGCCCTACGAGTCGGCGAAGTTCTGCCTGGAGCAGGCCGGCATCAAGCCATCGGACGTTGACGTGGTGGCGATTCCCTTCGCCCCGATCAGCCTGTTCGGCAAGGCCCGCTGGCACTATGCCAAGCGCTACTGGTACGCCCCGGACCGCGCCCTCGACGCGCTGCTGATGGGCAACCGCCGCTACAAGCGCTACCGCAAGAAGATCGTCTGGTGCCTGGAGCAACTGGGCTTCGACCCGAAGAAGATCAAGATCGAGCCGGTCGAGCACCACCTTGCCCACGCCTCCAGCGCCTACCACTGCTCGGGCTTCAAGGAGAAGACCGCGATCCTCGGTATCGACGGCAAGGGTGAGTACGCCACCACCTTCTTCGGCTACGGCGAAAACGGCAAGATCCACAAGATCAAGGAATTCTTCGATCCGGACTCGCTGGGTGGCCTGTATGGCGCAATCACCGAGTTCCTCGGCTTCGAGATGCTCGACGGCGAGTTCAAGGTCATGGGCATGGCGCCGTACGGCGATGCCAGCAAGTACGATTTCTCGCGCCTGGCCAGCTTCGAAAACGGCGAACTGGTGATCAACACCGAGTACGCCAACGTCATCGGCCTGCGCCGCTATAAAGAGAAGGGCAAGGGCTTCTACTTCTCGCCCAAGCTGATCGAGTGGCTGGGCCCGAAACGTGAAGGCGACATCGCCGACGAGCCGTACATCCACTACGCGGCGAGCATGCAGGCGCTGTTCGAGAAACTCGCCCTGCAGATGATCGACCACTACCTGGGCGACACGTTGAAGGAAACCGGCAAGCTGGCCTTCGCCGGTGGCTGTGCGCTGAACGTCAAGCTCAACCAGAAGATCATCGCCCGTGACGACGTGAAAGAGCTGTTCGTCCAGCCGGCTTCCGGTGACGCTGGTACCGCGGTGGGTGCCGCTGCTTACGTGTCCCACGCCCGTGGCGTGCCGGTCGAGAAGATGGAACACGTCTATCTCGGCCCTGCATACTCCAACGAAGACGTGATTGCCGCCTGTGCCCGCCACCCGAGCCAGCCGAAATGGCGCAAGCTCGAGAACATGCCTGAGCAGATCGCCAAGATCATGGTCGACGGCAACCCGGTGGCCTGGTTCCAGGGTCGCATGGAGTTCGGCCCGCGCGCGCTCGGTGGTCGCTCGATCATCGGTTGCCCAAGCGTGGAAGGCGTGGCCGACCGCATCAACCACCAGATCAAGTTCCGCGAGCGCTGGAGGCCTTTCTGCCCGTCGATGCTCGACACCGTCGCGCCGCAGATGATCAAGATCGACCACCCGGCGCCGTTCATGACCTTCACCTTCGAAGTGGCTGAAGAGTGGAAGACCCGCGTGCCGGAAGTGGTGCACGAGGACGGCACTTCCCGTGCCCAGGTGCTCAAACGCGAGTACAACCCGCGCTACTACGACATGATGAAGGCACTGGAAGAGCTGACCGGCAACGGCGTGTCGCTGAACACCTCGCTCAACCGCCGTGGCGAACCCATGATCTGCTCGCCGACCGACGCCCTGAACATGTTCTTCGGCTCGGATCTGCAGTACCTGATCATGGAAGACATCCTGGTGGTCAAGGATGGCGCGGCGCCGTATGACCAGCCGCTCTGA
- the putP gene encoding sodium/proline symporter PutP — MGNPLTITFVVYIAAMVLIGFAAYRSTKNLSDYILGGRSLGSVVTALSAGASDMSGWLLMGLPGAIYFAGLSEAWIAIGLTVGAYLNWLFVAGRLRVQTEHNGDALTLPDYFSSRFEDKTGLLRIISAIVILVFFTIYCASGIVAGARLFESTFDMPYETALWAGAAATIAYTFVGGFLAVSWTDTVQASLMIFALILTPVIVLISTGGFDTTFMAIEAVNPAHFDMFKGATFIGIISLMGWGLGYFGQPHILARFMAADSVKSIANARRISMTWMILCLGGTCAVGFFGIAYFSAHPDLAGPVTENHERVFIELAKILFNPWIAGILLSAILAAVMSTLSCQLLVCSSALTEDFYKSFLRKNASQKELVWVGRLMVLAVALIAIAMASNPENRVLGLVAYAWAGFGAAFGPVVLISVLWKGMTRNGALAGIVVGALTVILWKNYVGLGLYEIIPGFLFASIAILVVSKLGSPSKSMVSRFETADAAYHADK; from the coding sequence ATGGGCAATCCACTAACGATCACCTTCGTGGTCTACATCGCGGCAATGGTGCTGATCGGCTTCGCCGCCTATCGCTCCACCAAGAACCTCTCCGACTACATTCTCGGCGGCCGTAGCCTCGGCAGCGTGGTCACCGCGCTTTCCGCCGGTGCATCGGACATGAGCGGCTGGTTGCTGATGGGCCTGCCGGGCGCCATCTACTTCGCGGGCCTTTCCGAGGCCTGGATCGCCATCGGCCTGACCGTCGGTGCCTACCTGAACTGGCTGTTCGTCGCCGGCCGTCTGCGCGTGCAGACCGAGCACAACGGTGACGCCCTGACGCTGCCGGACTACTTCTCCAGCCGCTTCGAGGACAAGACCGGGCTGCTGCGGATCATTTCCGCGATCGTCATCCTGGTGTTCTTCACCATCTACTGCGCCTCTGGCATCGTCGCCGGTGCCCGCCTGTTCGAAAGCACCTTCGACATGCCGTACGAAACCGCCCTGTGGGCCGGCGCCGCGGCGACCATCGCCTATACCTTCGTCGGTGGTTTCCTGGCGGTGAGCTGGACCGATACCGTGCAGGCCTCGCTGATGATCTTCGCGTTGATTCTGACCCCGGTGATCGTGCTGATCTCCACCGGTGGCTTCGACACCACGTTCATGGCGATCGAGGCGGTGAACCCGGCTCACTTCGACATGTTCAAGGGCGCTACCTTCATCGGCATCATCTCGTTGATGGGCTGGGGCCTGGGCTACTTCGGCCAGCCGCACATCCTGGCGCGCTTCATGGCCGCTGATTCGGTGAAATCGATCGCCAATGCCCGCCGCATTTCCATGACCTGGATGATCCTGTGCCTGGGCGGCACCTGCGCCGTCGGCTTCTTCGGTATCGCCTACTTCTCGGCGCACCCTGACCTGGCGGGCCCGGTCACCGAGAACCACGAGCGTGTGTTCATCGAGCTGGCCAAGATCCTGTTCAATCCATGGATTGCCGGTATCTTGCTGTCGGCCATCCTGGCCGCGGTAATGAGCACCCTGAGCTGTCAGCTGCTGGTGTGCTCGAGCGCCCTGACCGAGGACTTCTACAAGTCGTTCCTGCGCAAGAACGCTTCGCAGAAAGAGCTGGTATGGGTCGGCCGCCTGATGGTGCTGGCCGTTGCGCTGATCGCCATCGCCATGGCCTCCAATCCGGAAAACCGCGTGCTGGGCCTGGTGGCCTATGCCTGGGCTGGCTTTGGTGCCGCCTTCGGTCCGGTGGTGCTGATCTCGGTGCTGTGGAAAGGCATGACCCGCAACGGCGCGTTGGCCGGTATCGTGGTTGGTGCACTGACCGTGATCCTGTGGAAGAACTACGTGGGCCTGGGCCTGTACGAAATCATTCCGGGCTTCCTGTTCGCCAGCATCGCCATTTTGGTGGTGAGCAAGCTGGGCAGCCCGTCGAAGAGCATGGTTTCGCGCTTCGAAACGGCTGATGCGGCGTATCACGCCGACAAGTGA
- a CDS encoding antimicrobial resistance protein Mig-14, with product MLKHIQAWRERGWQVIDAATYNDAWQRFGGSVATHPRVIEQLADLAQIPVRYLGWVQGGELKAALPAWGRHLALSKDVLKRHGKKGLFDLGNAEIILPAAINAAAPLRHAGRYLSELNQGRFSGLKAQPEQLAMARAHEDLSKKFRYNQRRELRLLEEAGGQVRPISEFTASEIATMYCDLFQRRWGFPATGAARMAEVVERLRELLIGSVLFLDGAAIAIQLVYRVEAPEWISVEYVNGGVDPETKAFSPGSVLSFLNTQAAWEDANACGKALRFSFGRADREYKDRWCNPVPVFQS from the coding sequence ATGCTCAAGCACATCCAAGCCTGGCGCGAGCGTGGCTGGCAGGTCATCGACGCGGCCACCTACAACGACGCCTGGCAGCGTTTCGGTGGCAGCGTGGCCACGCATCCACGGGTGATCGAACAACTGGCCGACCTCGCGCAAATCCCGGTGCGTTACCTTGGTTGGGTGCAGGGCGGTGAGCTCAAGGCCGCATTGCCAGCCTGGGGCCGCCATCTGGCGTTGTCCAAGGACGTGCTCAAGCGTCACGGCAAGAAAGGCCTGTTCGACCTCGGCAACGCCGAGATCATCCTGCCGGCCGCCATAAACGCGGCGGCGCCGTTGCGCCATGCCGGGCGCTACCTGTCGGAACTGAACCAAGGCCGCTTCAGTGGCCTGAAGGCGCAACCCGAGCAGTTGGCCATGGCCCGTGCGCACGAAGACCTTTCAAAGAAGTTTCGCTACAACCAGCGACGCGAGCTGCGCCTGCTGGAAGAGGCGGGCGGCCAGGTGCGCCCGATCAGTGAGTTCACTGCCAGCGAAATCGCTACCATGTACTGCGACCTGTTCCAGCGTCGCTGGGGTTTCCCGGCCACTGGCGCGGCACGTATGGCAGAGGTGGTCGAGCGCCTGCGCGAGCTGCTGATCGGCTCGGTGTTGTTCCTCGACGGGGCGGCCATCGCCATCCAGCTGGTATACCGGGTCGAGGCGCCCGAGTGGATCAGCGTGGAGTATGTCAATGGCGGTGTCGACCCAGAAACCAAGGCCTTCAGCCCGGGCAGCGTGCTGAGCTTCCTCAACACCCAGGCCGCCTGGGAGGATGCCAACGCTTGCGGCAAGGCACTGCGATTCTCGTTCGGTCGTGCCGACCGCGAATACAAGGACCGTTGGTGCAACCCCGTGCCGGTATTCCAGTCGTGA